One Turneriella parva DSM 21527 genomic region harbors:
- a CDS encoding rubredoxin: protein MRKFKCVVCGFVYDEAQGLPEDGIKPGTRWEDIPEDWECPDCGVSKADFEMVELVERA from the coding sequence ATGCGTAAGTTCAAATGTGTTGTTTGCGGCTTCGTTTACGACGAAGCACAGGGTTTGCCCGAAGACGGTATCAAGCCCGGCACCCGCTGGGAAGACATTCCCGAAGATTGGGAATGCCCCGACTGCGGTGTGAGCAAAGCTGACTTTGAAATGGTTGAATTGGTTGAACGAGCTTAG
- a CDS encoding rubrerythrin family protein: MTKQESVTVKNLEAAFAGESMAHMKYLHFARICREQGDEATAKVFEETAAQEIQHALGHAELLFPREKLGVKEVLRYAIEGETYEYTEMYPKFRHAAVEEGNSAAAAEFDEQIGESKDHAGLFKRTLEIAAKRFAALAKVEEKHAKRYETTLSAVAAK; this comes from the coding sequence ATGACAAAACAAGAATCAGTGACCGTGAAAAACCTCGAGGCGGCTTTCGCCGGTGAATCGATGGCACACATGAAGTACCTGCACTTCGCGCGCATCTGCCGCGAGCAGGGCGACGAGGCGACCGCGAAGGTGTTCGAAGAAACTGCGGCGCAAGAGATACAGCATGCGCTCGGCCATGCGGAGCTGCTTTTCCCACGTGAAAAGCTCGGCGTGAAAGAGGTACTCCGCTATGCGATCGAGGGTGAGACGTACGAGTACACCGAGATGTACCCGAAGTTTCGCCACGCAGCAGTGGAAGAGGGCAACAGCGCGGCGGCTGCCGAATTCGACGAACAGATCGGCGAGTCGAAAGACCATGCGGGTCTCTTCAAGCGCACACTCGAAATTGCCGCAAAACGTTTCGCTGCTCTGGCGAAGGTTGAAGAGAAACACGCGAAGCGCTACGAAACGACGTTGAGTGCAGTGGCGGCGAAATAG
- a CDS encoding SDR family NAD(P)-dependent oxidoreductase — MNDKPFALVTGASAGLGKEFALQLAERYNLVLVARRADLLQDLAHQCAGRGAECETMTADLLNAEDVARVEERVAKPDIALLVNNAGFGTYGAFADLPRQGEADQVQLNIHTVVRLTHAALGTMTQRGNGSIINVASVAGYQPAPYSATYSATKTFVRYFTEAIAEEVRPKGVYMQVLCPGFTHTEFHEKADIAKGGIPAFLWMESSEVVRDSLAAMEPRETVCVPGAVNKAITAVGGAAPNAVSAKLAAFVMRSTMGLR, encoded by the coding sequence ATGAACGACAAACCATTTGCTCTTGTCACCGGTGCCTCTGCCGGCCTCGGCAAAGAATTCGCGCTGCAGCTCGCCGAACGGTATAACCTCGTACTCGTCGCCCGGCGCGCTGACCTTTTGCAAGACCTGGCGCACCAGTGCGCAGGCCGCGGTGCTGAATGCGAAACCATGACCGCCGACCTGCTCAACGCAGAAGACGTGGCGCGCGTTGAAGAACGCGTTGCAAAGCCCGACATCGCATTACTCGTGAATAACGCAGGTTTTGGTACGTACGGCGCCTTCGCCGACCTGCCACGCCAGGGTGAAGCCGACCAGGTGCAGCTGAATATTCACACTGTCGTGCGGCTGACGCATGCGGCGCTCGGCACCATGACGCAGCGCGGTAACGGCAGCATCATCAACGTTGCCTCTGTGGCCGGCTATCAACCCGCACCCTACTCGGCGACGTATTCTGCCACCAAGACTTTCGTGCGCTACTTCACCGAAGCCATCGCCGAAGAAGTGCGGCCCAAGGGTGTCTACATGCAGGTGCTCTGCCCCGGCTTCACGCACACCGAGTTTCACGAGAAGGCTGATATTGCAAAAGGGGGAATTCCCGCTTTTCTGTGGATGGAATCGAGTGAAGTGGTGCGCGACTCACTCGCGGCTATGGAACCCCGCGAAACAGTCTGTGTGCCAGGGGCTGTGAATAAAGCCATCACCGCTGTGGGCGGGGCCGCGCCGAATGCCGTCAGCGCAAAGCTCGCAGCGTTTGTCATGCGCTCAACCATGGGCCTTCGCTAA
- a CDS encoding NAD-dependent epimerase/dehydratase family protein, whose protein sequence is MRFQNSKILVTGAAGFIGRKLVEQLVAEGAKVTAVDLPGVAFPQWSSVTCVNSDLGDAAELKKLCSQKDFIFHLAFPVSDWEKEEKFQQALKHSEEICRLAAVAGTRLVITTSVVVYADQIGKGPITEETPYGKANGHYMAYKQKQERIALQYAHEHKADIRIVRPANVYGAGSKPWVVEVARVLAKGVPGLIDGGKGRAGLVLVDNVVEVLLLTAKADIPRGEIFLAVDDNTVTWHDYFSSIADFIKADAPKSIPRFLAEIAATGGELTWKTLGLAGRPPLTRQALMLVGADNDFKNEKIKRVLGFAPVKTHEQGLWEIAAYLAKNTWQEK, encoded by the coding sequence ATGCGTTTTCAAAACAGTAAGATTCTGGTCACCGGGGCTGCTGGCTTCATTGGCCGCAAGCTCGTCGAACAGCTCGTCGCTGAAGGGGCAAAGGTTACCGCGGTTGATCTGCCGGGTGTTGCTTTTCCGCAATGGAGTAGCGTTACCTGCGTGAACTCTGATCTGGGCGATGCAGCTGAACTGAAAAAACTCTGCTCACAGAAAGACTTCATCTTTCATCTCGCTTTTCCCGTCTCTGACTGGGAAAAAGAGGAAAAGTTTCAGCAGGCGCTGAAGCACAGTGAAGAGATCTGTCGCCTTGCCGCCGTCGCGGGCACGCGGCTCGTGATTACCACGTCAGTGGTCGTGTACGCAGACCAGATCGGCAAAGGCCCCATTACCGAAGAAACTCCTTATGGTAAAGCCAACGGCCACTACATGGCATACAAACAGAAACAAGAACGCATCGCGCTGCAGTACGCGCACGAGCATAAAGCTGACATTCGCATCGTGCGCCCGGCCAATGTCTACGGTGCCGGTTCGAAACCGTGGGTCGTTGAAGTGGCGCGTGTGCTCGCGAAGGGTGTGCCGGGTCTCATCGACGGCGGTAAGGGTCGCGCAGGCCTCGTGCTCGTTGACAATGTCGTCGAGGTGTTGCTGCTCACGGCAAAGGCGGATATACCCCGCGGCGAAATCTTTCTCGCAGTCGACGACAACACCGTGACCTGGCATGACTATTTCAGCTCGATCGCCGACTTCATCAAAGCAGACGCTCCCAAAAGTATACCGCGTTTTCTCGCAGAGATCGCAGCAACCGGTGGCGAGCTGACGTGGAAAACGCTCGGGCTTGCAGGTCGCCCGCCGCTCACGCGCCAGGCGCTCATGCTTGTCGGTGCCGACAACGATTTCAAAAACGAAAAGATCAAACGCGTGCTCGGCTTCGCCCCCGTGAAGACGCACGAGCAGGGCCTGTGGGAGATCGCGGCGTATCTCGCGAAAAACACATGGCAAGAGAAATAG
- a CDS encoding SLC26A/SulP transporter family protein, whose protein sequence is MPGIKNILGGFSAALVALPQAIAFGVTVYVAIDPSLSGAGAIAGILGVIVLGIVNGSVGRNPILISTPSAAATAYLAAMIIQLKGQFTGLSREQLLLILLLTGITAGLLQLLLALFKGGRLIKFVPYPVIAGYLSAVAVIIFFGQIARAFPELHISRWSEFSWQIFHWVNLPVLVVTVAMVFLAAKISKRVPAPIIALSGGMVTFALIGLTDGSLFDTANSPYLVGRIRTDGQIINLPPWQLIASISPAIWPKIFASGAMLAMILSVDTLKTMVILDNLKHVRADSDKVLRGLGVANTVSSLVGGMPGSGSANSSLINMNSGASHWSSVVYSGIFAMVILLFLSDYAAYIPIAALAGLLVASSIRLFDTSIFQLLKKRSTRLDFAVAMLVIITGITYNLIVAAGAGIALSILLFVRNQIRDTVIRSKTRGDRKFSNKSRMPDEMQVLRDHGHETIIYSLGGNLFFGTTDQLYRDIEAELKTSRNVVLSFKEVHSIDFTAVHMLELLDSVVHKQGGELLLCSLVGELTRGVDFEGYLSHAAVAHKEPHWRIFPDANTSLMYLEEKILSEHGQGIHKKLTFALGEMDIFSGCEVHAISELQNIVKTQKYESAQQVFSQGSHSEELYFIGHGVVDIVLPAHDGPARKLSTFAQGDFFGDMAFLDSEERSADAIAAAGTTLHALSRADFENFCAKHHKFGEIFYRNLARILAHRLRQSHHELQSDI, encoded by the coding sequence ATGCCTGGTATCAAAAATATACTCGGTGGCTTTTCGGCAGCGCTGGTGGCTCTGCCGCAGGCGATCGCGTTTGGCGTCACCGTTTATGTAGCGATAGACCCATCGCTTTCAGGTGCCGGTGCGATTGCGGGCATTCTCGGCGTCATCGTGCTGGGCATCGTCAATGGTTCTGTCGGTCGCAACCCCATTCTGATCAGCACCCCCTCGGCGGCAGCGACAGCATACCTCGCCGCGATGATAATTCAGCTCAAAGGCCAGTTCACAGGACTTTCGCGCGAACAACTGCTGCTCATTCTTTTGCTGACGGGCATCACCGCAGGTTTGCTGCAGCTGCTGCTCGCGCTCTTCAAGGGTGGCAGGCTCATCAAGTTTGTGCCATACCCGGTGATTGCAGGCTATCTCAGTGCCGTCGCGGTTATCATCTTCTTCGGGCAGATCGCACGTGCTTTTCCCGAACTGCATATTTCGCGCTGGTCAGAGTTTTCCTGGCAGATTTTTCACTGGGTGAACCTGCCGGTGCTGGTTGTCACCGTCGCCATGGTTTTCCTGGCGGCAAAAATATCGAAGCGTGTGCCGGCGCCGATCATTGCGCTGAGTGGAGGCATGGTGACGTTTGCTCTGATTGGTCTCACCGACGGTTCACTCTTCGATACGGCGAATAGCCCCTACCTCGTGGGCCGCATCAGAACCGATGGGCAAATAATCAATCTGCCGCCATGGCAGTTAATCGCCTCTATCTCCCCCGCAATCTGGCCAAAAATATTCGCCTCGGGTGCGATGCTGGCGATGATTCTCTCGGTCGATACGCTGAAGACGATGGTGATTCTCGATAACTTAAAGCACGTGCGCGCCGACAGCGATAAGGTGCTCAGGGGGCTCGGTGTGGCCAACACTGTTTCATCATTAGTGGGAGGTATGCCTGGTTCTGGCTCTGCCAACTCTTCGCTCATCAACATGAACTCGGGTGCCAGCCATTGGTCGTCGGTGGTCTATTCGGGCATTTTCGCCATGGTGATCCTGCTTTTTCTTTCAGATTATGCCGCATACATACCGATCGCTGCGCTTGCAGGCCTTCTGGTCGCGAGCTCGATTCGGCTGTTTGACACGAGTATCTTTCAACTGCTCAAGAAGCGCAGCACGCGGCTCGATTTTGCCGTGGCGATGCTTGTGATTATTACGGGCATCACGTATAATCTCATTGTCGCGGCAGGTGCCGGTATCGCGCTTTCGATTTTGCTCTTTGTGCGTAACCAGATTCGCGACACGGTGATTCGCAGCAAAACCCGCGGCGACCGCAAGTTCTCGAACAAGAGCCGCATGCCTGATGAGATGCAGGTGCTGCGCGATCACGGGCACGAGACCATCATCTATTCACTCGGGGGTAATCTTTTTTTCGGTACCACCGACCAGCTCTACCGCGATATCGAAGCAGAACTCAAGACCAGCCGCAACGTGGTGCTGTCGTTCAAAGAAGTGCACTCGATCGACTTTACCGCAGTGCACATGCTTGAACTACTTGATAGCGTCGTGCACAAACAGGGCGGTGAATTGCTGCTCTGTTCTCTTGTCGGTGAGCTGACGCGCGGTGTGGATTTCGAAGGTTACCTGAGCCACGCGGCTGTGGCGCATAAAGAGCCGCACTGGCGCATTTTTCCCGATGCGAATACCTCGCTCATGTATCTCGAAGAGAAAATACTCAGCGAACACGGCCAGGGTATTCACAAGAAACTGACGTTTGCTCTCGGCGAAATGGATATTTTTTCAGGTTGTGAAGTACACGCGATCAGCGAGCTGCAAAACATCGTAAAGACGCAGAAATACGAATCAGCGCAACAGGTATTTTCTCAAGGCAGCCACAGTGAAGAGCTCTACTTTATCGGGCACGGGGTCGTCGATATTGTTCTGCCGGCTCACGACGGCCCGGCACGCAAACTCAGTACGTTTGCGCAGGGTGACTTTTTCGGCGACATGGCATTTCTCGACAGCGAAGAGCGTTCTGCCGACGCAATTGCAGCTGCGGGTACAACGCTCCATGCGCTGAGCCGCGCTGATTTTGAAAATTTCTGC